A section of the Pedobacter sp. HDW13 genome encodes:
- the hpf gene encoding ribosome hibernation-promoting factor, HPF/YfiA family — translation MKIGVQSIHFSADSKLLDFIQKKANKLDQFFDQIISGEVYLKLENVEDEANKISEIKLIVPGGTLFAKEQCKSFEEATDLAIESLRKQITKHKDKTRAKLSEHKAILSESEAADY, via the coding sequence ATGAAAATCGGAGTTCAATCAATCCACTTCAGTGCAGACAGTAAGTTGTTAGACTTTATCCAGAAAAAAGCAAACAAACTCGATCAGTTTTTTGATCAGATCATTAGCGGCGAAGTGTATTTAAAGTTAGAGAACGTAGAGGATGAAGCCAATAAAATCAGTGAGATAAAACTTATTGTGCCAGGAGGGACCTTATTCGCTAAAGAACAATGTAAATCATTTGAAGAGGCCACCGATCTGGCTATCGAATCGCTAAGAAAGCAAATTACGAAACATAAGGATAAAACGCGTGCAAAATTGAGTGAGCATAAAGCCATTTTAAGCGAAAGCGAAGCCGCAGATTATTAA
- a CDS encoding acyl-CoA dehydrogenase family protein, producing the protein MVFDNCRVPKANLLGNVGEGFKQAMKVLDGGRISIAALALGIAKGAFDAAVAYSKQRQQFGQPISSFQAISFKLADMATEIEAAELLIRQAADLKNRHLPMTKESAMAKYFASEVSVRVATDAVQIFGGYGYTKDFPVEKFYRDSKLCTIGEGTSEIQKIVIAREVLN; encoded by the coding sequence ATGGTTTTTGATAACTGCCGTGTACCTAAAGCCAATTTATTAGGCAATGTAGGCGAAGGTTTTAAACAGGCCATGAAAGTTTTAGATGGCGGACGTATTTCTATTGCAGCACTGGCTTTGGGTATTGCTAAGGGGGCTTTCGATGCAGCTGTAGCTTATTCGAAACAAAGGCAGCAATTTGGTCAGCCGATTTCTAGCTTCCAGGCCATTAGTTTTAAGCTTGCTGATATGGCTACTGAAATTGAAGCTGCAGAATTACTGATCCGTCAGGCAGCAGATTTAAAAAACAGGCATTTACCAATGACAAAGGAATCGGCAATGGCAAAATATTTTGCTTCCGAAGTTTCGGTTAGGGTAGCTACCGATGCTGTTCAGATCTTTGGCGGTTATGGTTATACTAAAGATTTCCCGGTAGAGAAATTTTACCGCGATAGTAAACTATGTACCATAGGTGAGGGGACCTCGGAAATCCAAAAAATTGTAATTGCCCGTGAAGTGCTGAATTAA
- the rpsU gene encoding 30S ribosomal protein S21 yields the protein MIIINIKDGESLDKALKRFKKKFEKTGVLRELRSRQAYEKKSVARRTEIKHAVYIQNMNQDTTA from the coding sequence ATGATCATTATCAACATTAAAGACGGCGAATCATTAGATAAAGCCCTTAAACGTTTCAAGAAAAAGTTTGAAAAAACTGGTGTATTGAGAGAACTACGTAGTCGCCAAGCATACGAGAAAAAATCCGTTGCTCGCCGTACTGAAATTAAACATGCTGTTTACATTCAGAATATGAATCAAGATACAACTGCATAG
- a CDS encoding tyrosine-type recombinase/integrase, which produces MLLKSFITYLTHEKRYSQHTITSYQADLDQFERYINSTFELHFLAVKHTHLRSYMVDLMEQENAETTINRKISALRSFYKFLLREGKIDQNPTVLIKAPKIPKRLPVFVDALKMDHLLDSEHYFDASFPSVRDHVVIELLFGTGMRLAELLQLKDTDIDVYSGTIKVLGKRNKERIIPINKSLINQLNIYIEQKKLQNFNNNLLILIVTNTGAAAYPKLIYRIVTEYLKHVSTHEKKSPHVLRHSYATSLLNAGADLNAIKELLGHASLAATQVYTHNSIERLKTIYKQAHPKA; this is translated from the coding sequence ATGTTGTTGAAAAGTTTTATTACATATTTAACTCACGAGAAGCGCTATTCTCAGCATACCATCACTTCTTATCAAGCCGATTTGGATCAGTTTGAAAGGTATATCAACAGTACATTCGAGCTCCATTTTTTAGCAGTGAAACATACTCACCTCAGGAGTTATATGGTCGATTTAATGGAGCAGGAAAATGCCGAAACCACCATTAACCGAAAAATTTCGGCATTACGCAGTTTTTACAAGTTTTTGCTAAGGGAAGGAAAGATTGATCAGAATCCTACAGTTTTAATTAAGGCACCTAAAATTCCTAAAAGACTTCCGGTATTTGTTGATGCGCTGAAAATGGATCATTTGCTGGATTCTGAGCATTATTTCGATGCCAGTTTCCCTTCAGTGCGCGACCATGTGGTGATAGAACTGCTTTTTGGCACCGGAATGCGTTTAGCCGAATTACTACAATTAAAAGATACCGATATAGATGTTTACTCTGGTACAATCAAAGTTTTGGGTAAACGGAACAAGGAACGTATCATCCCAATAAATAAATCGCTTATTAATCAGCTAAATATCTATATTGAACAAAAAAAGTTGCAAAACTTTAATAACAATTTGCTTATCTTAATCGTTACCAATACAGGAGCAGCGGCATATCCAAAATTAATATACCGTATTGTTACCGAATACCTAAAACACGTATCAACTCATGAAAAGAAAAGTCCACACGTGCTCCGGCACAGCTACGCAACCAGCCTGTTAAATGCAGGTGCAGATTTAAATGCAATAAAAGAATTGTTGGGCCACGCTAGTTTAGCGGCCACACAGGTTTATACCCATAATTCTATTGAAAGATTAAAAACAATTTATAAACAAGCCCACCCAAAGGCGTAA
- a CDS encoding lysophospholipid acyltransferase family protein, translating into MKIITTSEFAKATKIDKLGVPGLAGLMMEIMKLNDINDVFAQNQHFKGLEFVDKILETIGVSIEFDEDDLNSIPKTGPFIAIANHPYGGVEGLALVKLLCTVRPDAKVMVNFILKKIPNLDEFFVAVNPFENVQHSSSISGLKTTFDLLRNGTPIGIFPAGEVSTFKLDAQQVTDRMWHPVVGKLIAKAKVPVVPIYFHGNNGVFFNILSFIHPTLRTAKLPSEFLNKHGRTIKVRIGKPIAVSEISHMNSSNKLMDFLRARTYALGIGLDTEKKLFNPLNLFKIKKKAADVIEETSRVLIKAEVEQLEDFKVWTEKNYEVYIVPTLKIPNILREIGRLREITFREVGEGTNKKIDLDNYDIYYNHLFIWDKDLENIVGAYRIGKGDEILESMGRRGFYLSELFKMKDQFYPMLRQGIELGRSWIRKEYQGKPLPLFLLWKGILKYLIDNPQYRYMFGPVSISNNFSKFSKALIVDYITKNHFDYEMAKYVKPRNKFKADLLPIATDTLVDSSESFKDLDSIIGDIENSHIKIPVLLRQYMNLNAKIISFNIDPKFSDCLDGFLVVDTHNIPPEMLEKLGKNL; encoded by the coding sequence ATGAAGATCATTACTACATCTGAGTTTGCGAAAGCAACAAAGATAGATAAGCTAGGTGTACCAGGTTTGGCAGGTTTGATGATGGAGATCATGAAGCTTAACGACATCAATGATGTTTTTGCTCAAAACCAACACTTTAAAGGTTTAGAATTTGTAGATAAAATATTAGAAACCATTGGCGTTTCTATCGAATTTGACGAAGATGATTTAAACAGTATACCTAAAACCGGGCCATTTATTGCCATTGCTAATCACCCTTATGGTGGGGTTGAAGGCCTGGCCCTGGTTAAGCTTTTGTGCACGGTGCGCCCGGACGCAAAGGTGATGGTAAACTTCATTTTGAAGAAAATCCCCAATCTTGATGAGTTTTTTGTTGCTGTTAACCCATTCGAAAATGTTCAGCACTCCTCAAGCATCAGCGGTTTAAAAACCACTTTCGATTTACTTAGAAACGGTACCCCAATTGGCATTTTCCCTGCCGGAGAAGTTTCGACCTTTAAGCTGGATGCCCAACAGGTAACCGATAGAATGTGGCATCCTGTAGTTGGAAAGCTCATTGCAAAGGCAAAAGTGCCAGTGGTACCCATTTATTTCCATGGCAACAATGGTGTTTTCTTTAACATCTTAAGTTTCATCCACCCCACCCTGCGTACTGCAAAACTTCCATCTGAGTTTTTAAACAAGCACGGCCGCACCATTAAAGTGAGGATTGGTAAACCAATTGCAGTTTCGGAAATTTCGCATATGAACAGCAGTAACAAGCTGATGGACTTTTTGAGGGCCAGAACTTATGCGCTGGGTATTGGGCTAGATACTGAGAAAAAACTCTTCAACCCACTTAATCTGTTTAAAATTAAAAAGAAAGCTGCCGATGTAATTGAAGAAACTTCGCGTGTGCTGATTAAAGCGGAGGTAGAGCAGCTGGAAGACTTTAAGGTTTGGACGGAGAAAAATTACGAGGTTTATATTGTTCCTACATTAAAGATCCCTAACATTTTAAGAGAAATTGGCCGTTTGCGTGAAATTACTTTCCGTGAGGTTGGCGAAGGTACCAATAAAAAAATCGACCTCGATAACTACGATATTTACTATAATCACTTATTTATTTGGGATAAAGATCTCGAAAATATTGTAGGTGCTTACCGGATTGGTAAGGGCGACGAAATTTTAGAAAGCATGGGCCGCCGTGGTTTCTACCTGTCTGAGCTGTTTAAAATGAAAGATCAGTTTTATCCAATGCTAAGACAGGGTATCGAACTTGGTCGCTCGTGGATTAGAAAAGAATATCAGGGTAAGCCGCTTCCTTTGTTCCTACTTTGGAAAGGTATTTTAAAATACCTGATTGATAACCCACAATACCGCTACATGTTTGGGCCGGTAAGTATCAGCAATAATTTCTCAAAGTTTAGTAAGGCACTGATTGTTGATTACATTACCAAAAACCACTTCGATTATGAAATGGCCAAATATGTTAAACCAAGAAATAAATTTAAGGCCGATTTATTACCTATTGCTACCGATACCCTTGTAGATAGCAGCGAATCGTTTAAAGATCTGGATAGTATTATTGGCGATATCGAAAACTCACACATTAAAATCCCGGTGTTGTTAAGGCAATATATGAACCTGAATGCGAAGATTATTTCATTCAATATTGACCCGAAATTTTCTGATTGCTTGGATGGTTTCTTAGTGGTTGATACCCACAATATTCCGCCAGAAATGCTTGAAAAACTAGGCAAGAACTTATAA